GAGAGGTAGCGGCGTGGAGTACGTCATTATAGGAAACGGTGTGGCGGCAATCGGGGCAGTGGAAGGTATCCGTCAGTGGGATGCCGCAAGTCCCATTACGATTGTCTCCGCCGAACCATATAAGGTATATGGACGTCCCCTCATTTCCCATCTGCTTGCCGGAAAGATTCATGAGTCTGATATCTTTTATCGTTCCGATGATTATTACGATCTGAGGGGTGTCAAATTATTATTAGGAATGCGGGCTGTACAAATTCTTCCTGACAAGCGAAAGGTCGCCTCGAGTGATGGAAGGATGCTTCCCTTCGACAGGCTCCTCATCGCCACAGGGGGCATCCCCTTTATGCCGCCCCTTCCCGGAAGGGATGGGCCTGATGTCTACACCTTTACGACCCTTGACGACGTCCGGAAGATCGAGGTCCTGATCGGTAAGGCGAAAAAGATCGTGGTCATCGGGGGAGGCCTGATCGGTCTCAAAGTTTCCGAAAGCCTTCATGATCGGGGGATCAGGGTTACGGTGGTGGAGCTGGCCGACCGGATACTGAGCACGGCCTTTGACCCCATCGCCGGTGAGATCATCAGAAAGCATCTGACGGAAATGGGAATGGAGATCATTCTCCAAAACTCGGCAACGGAAATTGTTCGGGAAAATGGCCATATAAGGGCGGTGATCATGAGCGACGGCACGAGACGGGATTGTGAAGCCGTGGTAATCGCTATTGGCGTAGTGCCCAATATATCTTTAGTTGAGGGAACAGGAATTAAAACCAACCGGGGCATCCTGACGGATGACTTTATGGAAACCAGTGTTTCCGGCATCTATGCCGCCGGAGACGTGGCAGAGGCCCACGATCTCCTCCTTGGTCAGAGGCGGGTGACACCGATCTGGCCTGTCGCCTACCTTCAGGGTCAATATGCGGGATTCAATATGGCGGGGGCAAAAATCGCGTATCGCGGCAGCATCCCCATGAATTCTATTGAGTTTTACGGCATCCCCACGGTCTCTATCGGTCTTTCCAATCCTGTAGGTGAAAACTATGAGGTGCGACACATGTATCTGCCGGAGAGGAACCTCTATCGAAAGATTGTCCTTAAGGATCATCTCCTTGCAGGCGCCGTGCTGGTTGGCCGGATCCAGAGAGCGGGGATACTTACAGGTCTCATCTTGAACCGCATTGATTGCGAAAGTTTCAAGGAGGAACTTTTAAAGGATGATTTCGGTCTTATCAATCTGCCGGTGGAGGTCCGGAAGAAAATGCTGGCCGTAAATCCATGAATTTAGGATTCGAGGGGTCAAGGATTCCAGGGTTCAAGAAGAGAAGAAGAAATTAGGTTTTCACTTGACCCCTTGAATCCTCGAATCCTTGAATCCTTTCAATCTAAAATTGGCAGGAGGGTGAAAGTTTGGGCTTCGATTACCAAAAAGATATTTCGGGTTGCGGCCTTTCAGGCATCATCAATAAAAATGGCAGGCGGATAAGCGGGGAGGTTATTGTACGTTCCATTGCCACCCAGCATGATCGTGGAAACGGTCTGGGAGGCGGCTTTGCAGCCTATGGGATTTATCCTGATTTTAGGGATTATTATGCCCTTCATATCATGTACGACGATAAAGCGGCGATAGAGGGGGTGGAGAATTTTTTGAAGGAAACGGTTTACATCACTCATCAGGAGAGGATACCCACACGTCGCCACCCGAAGATTGCCAAAGCGCCGATTCTCAACCGGTATTTTGTCAAGCCCCGCTCTGAGATAGAAGGGATGACATTCAACAGGGGGCTTGGCGAGGATGATTTCATCGTGCAACTGATCATGAAGATCAATCGGGACAAAAACGGGGCCTATGTTTTCTCCAGCGGCAAGAATATGGGGGCATTTAAGGGGGTTGGTTATCCGGAGGATATTGCCGATTTTTACCGTCTTGAAGAATACTACGGCTACATATGGACGGCACACAACCGCTTTCCCACCAACACACCCGGCTGGTGGGGCGGGGCCCATCCCTTTACCATCCTGGACTGGTCTATCGTTCACAACGGTGAGATTTCCTCGTACGGGATCAATAAGCGCTATCTGGAGATGTTTGGTTATCACTGCACACTTCTGACAGATACCGAGGTGGTGGCCTACCTCCTCGA
This genomic stretch from Syntrophales bacterium harbors:
- a CDS encoding FAD-dependent oxidoreductase → MEYVIIGNGVAAIGAVEGIRQWDAASPITIVSAEPYKVYGRPLISHLLAGKIHESDIFYRSDDYYDLRGVKLLLGMRAVQILPDKRKVASSDGRMLPFDRLLIATGGIPFMPPLPGRDGPDVYTFTTLDDVRKIEVLIGKAKKIVVIGGGLIGLKVSESLHDRGIRVTVVELADRILSTAFDPIAGEIIRKHLTEMGMEIILQNSATEIVRENGHIRAVIMSDGTRRDCEAVVIAIGVVPNISLVEGTGIKTNRGILTDDFMETSVSGIYAAGDVAEAHDLLLGQRRVTPIWPVAYLQGQYAGFNMAGAKIAYRGSIPMNSIEFYGIPTVSIGLSNPVGENYEVRHMYLPERNLYRKIVLKDHLLAGAVLVGRIQRAGILTGLILNRIDCESFKEELLKDDFGLINLPVEVRKKMLAVNP
- a CDS encoding glutamine amidotransferase family protein, with product MGFDYQKDISGCGLSGIINKNGRRISGEVIVRSIATQHDRGNGLGGGFAAYGIYPDFRDYYALHIMYDDKAAIEGVENFLKETVYITHQERIPTRRHPKIAKAPILNRYFVKPRSEIEGMTFNRGLGEDDFIVQLIMKINRDKNGAYVFSSGKNMGAFKGVGYPEDIADFYRLEEYYGYIWTAHNRFPTNTPGWWGGAHPFTILDWSIVHNGEISSYGINKRYLEMFGYHCTLLTDTEVVAYLLDLLIRRNHLPIEVACLALAPPFWQEIERMDEKKKRLCTAIRMVYGSALLNGPFAILFAYNGGLVGLNDRIKLRPLIAAEKGDTVYMASEESAIREICPDPERVWAPKAGEPVITELDTGVLLY